The Paenibacillus yonginensis genome segment CTGACTGGTGTGATCGTGATGTCCCTGTTTCATCCGCTTGTCTCAATGTTTCACCCGCCGCAGGAAATCGTGCATGATATCTTTGTTATAATGCTGATTAATTCCCTGATTCAGATCCCGCTATGGTCGATCAGTTTTATAGCGCCTTCTGCCCTGCGTGCGGCCGGAGACTCCAAATATACCTCCATCGTCTCCATGCTTTCCATGTGGCTGTTCCGTGTCGTGCTTGGCTATATCCTGGGTGTGATTTCACCGCTTGGCATTCTTGGGGTTTGGCTGGCCATGGAACTGGAATGGGGAATCCGCGGCTTCATCTTCATGCGTCGTTTTGCTGGCAACAAATGGTATCAGCATAAATTGATTGATTAAATTAGGCTTGATTTACCTGTACTAATCCACCCTCAACCGTCAAACAATGTAGGTACCGACAACGCTGAGTGGAGGGGACTGAGATGGGTACAGTGAAAAAACAAGGATTAAGCCGAACGGCAGGCTGGCTGGTTTTGGCTGCTTTAGGGGCCGCTTTGTTCATCCAGCCGGGCCCGGCCGGAGCGGCCGCGGCTGAAGCAGGAGAGCGGGTAAGACTTCCAGCTGGCATGCAGGTAGAACACGCGGTGCCTGCTCCTAAGGCATCCAAGAAGCTGGCCATCGTCATTGACGATCTGGGCAACGACATGGACGGAACGCAGGAAATCATGAACATGCCGATCAAATTGACGGTTGCAGTTATGCCTTTCATGCGGACTACGGAGCGGGATGCTCGAATGGCTCATGAACGCGGGTTTGATGTGCTGGTGCATCTGCCGATGGAACCTAATCACGGGAAGCCGGAATGGCTGGGCCCGGGCGCCATCATGAGTTCTTTAAGCGACAGTGAAGTCCGGACCCGTGTGGAACAGGCGATTGATAACGTTCCCTACGCGGTAGGCATCAACAACCATATGGGCTCCAAAATAACCGCCGATCCCCGAATCATGTCCATTGTGCTGGACGTTTGCCGGGAACGCGGTTTATTTTTCCTGGACAGCCGTACGAATTACAAAACGGTTGTGGGCAAGCTTTGCAAGGAGAAAGGCATGCCGGACATCGGCAATCAATTTTTTCTGGACGACCAATATAATCAGCAGCATATCAGCAAACAGATGGGCAAGGTGATGAACTGGATGAGAGATCATGACAGCTGCATCATCATCGGACACGTTGGTGTTCCGGGAACCAAAACAGCGGGGGTCATCCGCGGCTCAATCAAGCAGATGCCGCAGGATGTTGAATATGTAACGCTGAGCGAATTTGTCCGGAACCAAAGCGGCAATCCCATTTTGCGCGGATTATGGCCGTAACAGCTTATGATTCGAAGAAGTATCGGGCAATCCCCGACTCAATAGCTTGTGCCACCTTTGTTTTTCCCTGGGAAGAGTTTAGAAAGCTGCGGTCTTCCTCATTGCTGATAAAGCCGGTTTCGACGATAACGGCAGGGACCTCGGTATGATTCAGCAGATAAAAAGGTTTTCCGACTTCCGACTTCCGGGAACTATGATAGAGGTCGTTTAAGGGCTCCTGAATACAGGCAGCCAGCAGGGCGCTGCGTCCTTCATCCTGATGAAGAACGATTGGGCCCTTTCTTGCTTTGTTTTTGGACCAATTGACATGCAGGCTGACCACAATTGAAGTTTTCACTTCCTCACTGATTCGCTCCCTTTGAGCCAGATCTCGCATATGGCGGGACCGGCTGGCGTGCCAGCGGTTCTCATCGCTGAGCGCATAATCCCCGCTGCGGTTCAGGATAGCTCTGTAGCCCTCGCTGCGCAGCAGCATATACAGGCGCTGGGCGATTTCCAAATTGATATTTTTCTCCAGTATGTCACCGTGGGACGTCCCGCCGTCAATACCGCCATGCCCGGCATCAATCAGAATGACTGGTTTTGGGAAAGCATGGTGCGCGGGGTTGTCCTCCGTCTTGTCATCCGCTCGAACTGGAAGCGGCAGCAAGAGTGCAGAAGAAACCGACACCAGAAGCAGAATGGGAAGCCATTTGCTTTTACAACCTTTATTCATACCGTCCACCCTTTACAAGGATTTATTTGCCTTTAGCGTAAACAAACTATTGCTTGCTTATGCATCGGTTTAAACGACTTCTTTTTGTACACAATAAGAATAACGGCGGGGGCGGAATTCAAGTGATCGGGAAAGGAGGGTTTCAACATGGCTAAAGGAGACGAGCTGGTTCGTTATATAACCGAAAGGGTTGTTCATTATGTGGAAACGCCAAAGGAAGTGCGCAGAGTGCGCAAGCAAGTTAAAGAACCCTGGAGCACTAAATGGTTTGGCATGATCCCGGCTTCCTTGTCGATGTGGGGACAAGACGTATTCAAACGGAAACGGAGAAACATTCGCTGAGAAGATTACATGGGAAGTTAGATGAGAAAATGGCTTGAGGAGATTATAAATAGTTAAAGAGCTGTTTCCCGGACCAGGGGACTGACCCCCGTTTGTGAGACAGGGATCAAAACACCTTACAAGTTAAGCAGCCAGTTGTCGATAATTAATCGGTGACTGGTTGTTTAGTTTTGTTTGAATGCGAATTGAGTTATAGTAGGTAATGTAATCTCGAACGACCCTTTCAACGATTGCCGTCGTTGTACTCGTCAAACCTTCGAGATAGAACGTTTCAGACTTCAGCGTGGAATGAAACGATTCAATGGGGGCATTATCAGCGGGCGTTCCTTTGCGGGACATGCTCATGATAATGCCTTTTCCCTTTACAGCTTCCTGATACGCCAGAGAGGTGTAGACGCTGCCCTGATCGCTATGGAGCATCGCACCATGGGTGGGAGGAAGCTGATTCAGTGTATCTAGTACAAGTGCTGTATCTTGTTTGTCTGCTATACTGTACGCCACGATCTCCCCGTTATACAAGTCCAAAATGCTCGACAGATACAACAATTTTCCACCAAACGGCAAATAGGCGATATCCGTTACGAGTTTTTGCATCGGTGCGTCGGCCTGGAACTGCCGCTTTAATTGATGTTCTGCTACATGTGTTGGCTGTCCTGTTGGTTTTCGTCTCTTCATCCTGACTTGACACTGTAACCCCTCAAGCTGCATGATTCGCTGCACCCGTTTGTGATTGATAGATTGTTCCTTTTGAAGCAGTGCAGTAATCTTACGGTAGCCGTAACGGAATTTATGTTGGGCGCAAAGTTGACGAATCTTTTCGGTAAGCACACCTTCCCTCTTGGTGAGAAGAATTGTTTTCCAGCGATAGTATGTTGCGCGAGCAATTCCTAGCAGTTCACAAGCTTGCTTTACAGACACTTCTCCTCGAATAGATTCCATCCAGGCCACTACGGCCTTGGGTGACACCTCCTCTCCAAGTCCTTGTACTTTTTTAGCAGGTCCAGCTGTTGTCTTAGAAACCGATTTTCCGCCTTTACTTGTGCGAGCTCTGAGGTGTGCTCCGGGCCTTTTCCAAAGCTATACTGCTTACCGACAGGCTGCTCAAGCCGGTGGAGTTCCCCATTACGGTACCACGACATCCATACTTTAAGTTGAGTTACATTCCTAATTCCTAGCTTATCCATGACCTCTTTAACCGGAACCCCTGCCAATCTCATTTCAATGGCTTTCATCTTAACTTCTACCGGGTAGCTAACTCTTGTTGCCAACGAAAAAACACCTCCAAGCTTGTCTCCATATCTTACGACATGGTTGCATTCTCTTGAAGGTGTTTTTATTTGTCTCACGTTATGGGGTCAGTCCCCCAGACCGATCCGCCGGAAACAGCTCTTTTTATTTGGGAAGCCTATCACCTAAAAGCTGCAGTTTAATGGCCTGTCCAGGCTCTAAACTCGCCGGCTTTGGTTAAGGCGTCCAGCGAGATATAACGGGCCAGGTTCTCAGACTGGCTGATGCAGTACACGATCGGACGCGCTTTGGTCTCGTTGGCGGTCCCCGTCTGCCATAGCTGGTATCCGGAAATGGGAAGAGACTGGGCATAAGTTCGTGAAGCTCCCGAGGAGAAAAATACCCATTTGTCCGGCTGGTTCGGTACATCCGGTGAAACTTCCGTGCTGCCGGGGGCAGCAAACTGGGACGGGGAAAGCTTAAGGGGCTCGCCAGTCATCCATAACAGATTATCGTCCGGACGAAATAATCCGGTACTTTGCCGAGCAGGGACAGGGAAAGGGAGATGAACAACCTGTTTATTCTTTAAGCCGACACGTTCCAAAGCGACGGTTCCGCTTGATTCAGGAACCGGGAAGCCGTTTCTGCGTCCCAACCAGTCCGCATCAGTATCCGGCAGCGGCTCGCCGCCGGCTGCTTCATAATAGACAGCCGGCGTCTTGCCCTGTTTGTTGAAAACTCTCCACTGAGTGAGCGTAGGCCCGCCGTACATCGGCACCAAATTGTTCTGGCCGCTCAGGGAAAGCCGTTTTGGATTGTACAGGGGATCGGAACCATTGCCGTATTCGATGAGCGCCAATCCGCCTTCCGGTTTAGCGCCAATGATCAAATAACCTACGGGCGTACGGTCAGAGGACATGAGGCTGACCAGCCAGCCGTGGGTACCCGGTCCGAGCGGGTCGATGGCGACGACGCTTTGTTTCCATGCGCCGAAGCCCTCCTGCTCGCCCAGCGTCTGAATAAGCTCGCGGGCAAACAGCTGAACTTCAGCGGGAGCTGCTTTTGAACCGGATCCCGGTTCATTTAAACTGGAAGACAAAACCGCAGCAGCGGCAGGGGCAGCAACCTTTCCCACGACAGCGGGAGCAAGAAGCAAAGCTCCGAGCAGGAACAGCGATATTTTTTGGGCTAAGGCAAAACCTTTCATGACATCATCACCTGCACTTTTTTTAAGGATGGGTGAGACTTGTCCTTTAATAGGGATATGTTTCATTGTAGTTAAACGCAGCAAAAAAGGGTGTAAGACCCTGTCGGGAGCTGCGCTGCGCCGGCTTCTATTTTTGCTGTCTTTTAGCGACAGAAGTCAGGTTGTAGGCAGCAGGCTGGAACGGAGATGAAAGATGCCGCAGTTTACCGCGGAAACCTGGATACGGGGCTCAAACTGCCACCTGATTTCCTCGCGTCTGGCTTCATACTGCTGCTTCGCGCCCAATCGGGTCTCTTCGTTCTCGTCCTCGAGCAGATGGCTGTAATAGCTGTCCAGAATGTTCAGCTCCTCCTCCAGCCTTGCCCGTGCTTCTGCTGCCCAGCTGTCATCCAACTGCCGCAGATAAGCTTCAAGCTGCTGCTCGAGCCGGATTTTGCCTTCCTTAAGGGACAGGGAGGTGGGGATGATGCTGATGTTCTCAGGAAGCCGGCTCTGCAAAGGAAGGCGGGATACCCTGTCTCCAAAACGGGTATCCACGGTTCCGCTGGTCAGCGATATCCCGTAGTAGTGCAATTCTTCCCGTTTCATATCGCAAGCAAATTCGGCTTTAAAGCAAACGGCCAGCCACGGTTCATAGGCCGCTGGAAGCAGCGTTCTCCGCTGCAGCTGACCCGGATCTTCAAAGACATAAATGAAACTGCCTCCGCGCTTGGCTGCTTCGAACAGCTGCTGAAGCCGGGGGCTGCCAAACGACAAGTCTTCGCGCTGAATCCGGCCCGGCCCCAGAATCGGCAGAGGCCGGACAGCACCGAAATGGCGGCTCATAACCGAGTCCACTTCCGGCGCTGCCGCAGGGGTAATAGAATCGTACTGCTCCGGGTCAAAGACAAACGTGTAGGACATCGTTTCCGGTTCAACCCCGCAGCGGTCCACATACGCCCAGTAATAAGGCCGATTCGTGAGCTCGCGGTCCGCTTGGGGAGAGAGCTTGACGGTTACGTGATAAGCCGACTCCTCGCGGATCTCGCATTCCGTCGCTTCCAGATAAGCGCGGACATAATTCCGAATCTCCTTGGCTGTCATAGTCATGATTACGAACCTCCCAGCAATTCCTGCACCGGCGGCGTTTCGGCTTCTTCCTCCTGAACGGCCTCCAGCTCTTGTTTGATGGCGATCATCGACGAAGCCAGCGATTCGACTCCTTGTTTTATCTGCTCTTCGCTGTCCGCTTCAAGCAGAATTTTATAGAGACTTTTCTCCAGAGAACCTTGCTTCTCCAGCCGTTCCAGAATAACGTCGAGCCCGCCGATGACCATTTCGAACATGTTGATCTTCTCGTGCAGCAGGTTCAGGATATGCTCTTCGATGGTGCCGGTGGTGGATAAGTTGTAAATTTTGACGTCATTTTTCTGCCCGAGCCGATGAACACGTCCGATCCGCTGCTCGACCCGCATGGGATTCCACGGCAGATCGAAATTGATCATATGGTGGCAGAACTGCAGGTTGATGCCTTCGCCGCCGGCTTCGGTGGCGATCATGACCTGGGCGCGGCCGCGGAACAGGTCCATCATCCAGTCTTTTTTGCCCCGGTTCATATTCCCGCTATAAGGAACGGCGATCATCCCGCGGTCGCGGAAATATTTCAGCAGCGATTCCTGGGTCGCTCGGTATTCGGTAAAAATAATGACCTTTTCGCCCGGATCGATGCTCTGGATCAGCTCAAAGGTTTTTTTCGGCTTTCGTATTTGCCTTAATTGCTTTGATCGCATGAACGAGCTCCCATATCTTGTCGCGAAGCGGAGAGTCGGGAGCCAGCTTTTTCGACAGATTCACCAGCGTTACGAACACGGCATCCCGGCTGCTGCATACCTCGCGCTGCAGGGTGATTAGGGAGAACAGGCTGTTCAGATCGCCGCCGGCCGCCGTGTACTGCTCTTTAACGAATGCTGTCACGCCGTCATACAGCGCTTTTTCTTCGGCTGACAAGTCGAGATGAATATTGCGGACGATCCGTTTGGTGAAATCAAGCTGTCCGTCGCTGCGCCGGTTGCGGATCATAACCTTGGACAGCTCGCCGCGCAGCGCGTCTTCATTTTTCGGCTTCCGTTTATCCACTACAAAGTTGGCTGCAAATTCGTTCTGCTTGCCAAGCTGTCCCGGCTTGAGCAGGGTGATGAGATTAAACAGCTCGTCCAGATTGTTCTGTACAGGCGTGGCGGTCAGCAGCAGACAATATTTCTTGCGCAGGCCTAGCATGAATTGGTAGTTGGTCGTCTTTTTGTTCTTCAGCTTATGGGCTTCATCCACGATGACGAGATCATAGATTCCATTGTGCAAAATATCTTTATGCGGGTCCCGCTTGGCCGTATCCATGGAGGCCACGACGATGTCGGACTGCCAGGAATGCTCCTTCTTCTGGGCAATGGCAGGTATGCCGAATTTCTGATTCAGCTCCCGGACCCATTGCAGCACGAGAGAAGCAGGAACCAGAATCAATACTTTGCGGACCAGCCCGCGGATTAAATATTCCTTCAGAATAAGGCCGGC includes the following:
- a CDS encoding YqzE family protein, encoding MAKGDELVRYITERVVHYVETPKEVRRVRKQVKEPWSTKWFGMIPASLSMWGQDVFKRKRRNIR
- a CDS encoding divergent polysaccharide deacetylase family protein; this encodes MGTVKKQGLSRTAGWLVLAALGAALFIQPGPAGAAAAEAGERVRLPAGMQVEHAVPAPKASKKLAIVIDDLGNDMDGTQEIMNMPIKLTVAVMPFMRTTERDARMAHERGFDVLVHLPMEPNHGKPEWLGPGAIMSSLSDSEVRTRVEQAIDNVPYAVGINNHMGSKITADPRIMSIVLDVCRERGLFFLDSRTNYKTVVGKLCKEKGMPDIGNQFFLDDQYNQQHISKQMGKVMNWMRDHDSCIIIGHVGVPGTKTAGVIRGSIKQMPQDVEYVTLSEFVRNQSGNPILRGLWP
- a CDS encoding N-acetylmuramoyl-L-alanine amidase family protein, whose protein sequence is MNKGCKSKWLPILLLVSVSSALLLPLPVRADDKTEDNPAHHAFPKPVILIDAGHGGIDGGTSHGDILEKNINLEIAQRLYMLLRSEGYRAILNRSGDYALSDENRWHASRSRHMRDLAQRERISEEVKTSIVVSLHVNWSKNKARKGPIVLHQDEGRSALLAACIQEPLNDLYHSSRKSEVGKPFYLLNHTEVPAVIVETGFISNEEDRSFLNSSQGKTKVAQAIESGIARYFFES
- a CDS encoding IS3 family transposase (programmed frameshift); the protein is MATRVSYPVEVKMKAIEMRLAGVPVKEVMDKLGIRNVTQLKVWMSWYRNGELHRLEQPVGKQYSFGKGPEHTSELAQVKAENRFLRQQLDLPKKVQGLGEEVSPKAVVAWMESIRGEVSVKQACELLGIARATYYRWKTILLTKREGVLTEKIRQLCAQHKFRYGYRKITALLQKEQSINHKRVQRIMQLEGLQCQVRMKRRKPTGQPTHVAEHQLKRQFQADAPMQKLVTDIAYLPFGGKLLYLSSILDLYNGEIVAYSIADKQDTALVLDTLNQLPPTHGAMLHSDQGSVYTSLAYQEAVKGKGIIMSMSRKGTPADNAPIESFHSTLKSETFYLEGLTSTTTAIVERVVRDYITYYNSIRIQTKLNNQSPINYRQLAA
- a CDS encoding YqhG family protein; this encodes MTMTAKEIRNYVRAYLEATECEIREESAYHVTVKLSPQADRELTNRPYYWAYVDRCGVEPETMSYTFVFDPEQYDSITPAAAPEVDSVMSRHFGAVRPLPILGPGRIQREDLSFGSPRLQQLFEAAKRGGSFIYVFEDPGQLQRRTLLPAAYEPWLAVCFKAEFACDMKREELHYYGISLTSGTVDTRFGDRVSRLPLQSRLPENISIIPTSLSLKEGKIRLEQQLEAYLRQLDDSWAAEARARLEEELNILDSYYSHLLEDENEETRLGAKQQYEARREEIRWQFEPRIQVSAVNCGIFHLRSSLLPTT